GAAACACAGGTTAGGCAAACACTTTCTGACACAGAAGCAAACACAGATGCCCTCTAAATGTTTCGCATACATCTGCTCACATCTGCACAACACAAGAACCTTACATCTCCACACTGAGTGACAGCAGTCTGCAGGGACTCTGGCAGTAGATAAACAGACCGGGTGTGGTGAAACAGGTCTAGTCCAGCCTCACCTTGTGCACACGTCTTGTGTTTACACTCCTAGTAAGGGGCTCCAGTGTTTTCTACTGTCATGACTTGTCAGGCGGTACTGAGTCCTTCTCCTGCCCACCCATAATCCTGCTGCCTTGTTTGCTTTATAAAAAAGAATGATTGCTTATGCAAATCTGCATTTGTAAAGGCTCAGGTGGCCCAGAGATGAATCCCCAAGTCCATCGGTACAGCTGACACTTCAACGGCAGGCTGATAAAATGGCAAGGCAGATGGGATGCTGCAACACTGAGTTGAAAGAGAAAGTTATGAGCAGTAATGAGAGCTGAAAGTCAACACTTAGATTTTAATTAAACCTGTCAGAGTAGGGAATCCGCGATCCAGCTTTGGGCTGTGCTGCTTGATGATAAAGAGTGACATGTCTGTAACTGAGAGCTCAAACCTGGAGGGGAAAGATAAAGTCTTATTTCCATATTGATAGAAATTATTCTATGATTTGATTTTGTGAAGGTAAATCCCTTCTGTGCTCTCACACTGTGGAGTTCAGCGGTTTCAGTGGTTTATCCTCCTGccatagttgttgttgttgttgttgcttctgTCGTGCTCCAGAGCTTTATCGAGCCAGTCCCTCTCCTGTTCAGACTCAGAGTCGCTGGCTTCACTTGCGTCAGCCGCCAAAAGGCGAGAATAGTTGATCCTGCGCTGGCGAGGGGCTTTCCACTGGAGCAggggcagacacacacaccacaccatcACAGCCACTGCCGCCCCTCTGAACAGCCAGGTCAGCCCGAAACCCTGCACCACAAACCCTCCGGCAAAGCTCCCCAACCCTCTTCCCAGGTGCAGAGAGAGCGCACTGTAGATCCTGCTCACGCTCCTCTCGGCCCCCGGCGTGGCGATGTCCTCACACTGGACCTTCACGGCCCACCAGAGGGCCCCGCTGCTGAAACAGCTCAACACCTGAGCGGGCAGCGCAGcccatggtccccagaggaaggAGTAATAGAAGCACTGCACCCCGAGGATCGCTGCCCCCGCCGCCAGCAGCCTTCCTGGGCTGAGGAGCTTGGACACTCGGCCAGCCAGCAGAGGGAAGGCGGCCTGCGAGAGCAGAGCGAGGGCCAGAGACAGCCCCATGTGCAGCTCGCTGCTCCCATGATCCTGCATCTGCCACAGGAGGAAGTTATCCACTGCCGAGCCCGCCACCCCAACCAGCAGGGTGGTGGCCGCGCAGAGGAGAGCGCGGGGGGAGCCACGCACCAGCTGCATGGCTTTGAGGAGCCCGTTGGCCCGGTCTCGCTTCTTATTCAGGtagagagggaggcaggcagcTGCAGGCAGGGCCAGAGCTGCCACCCCAGCGTAGCAGTAGAAGTGCACCGCACTCCTGGCGGTCTGATCGGCTATGAGACACCTTAACTGGCCGACCAGCAACCCCGCTCCTCCAACCCCACACGCTGCTCCCAGCACGCGCCACACCCCGGTGGTGCTGTAGCGGTCCGACGCATCCGCAAAGTCCAGGTATTCATACAGGCCGTCGTCTGCCGTCCACTCCAGCGGGGCtgacacacactcccacaccgACACAATGATGAGTATCAGGAAGAAGAGCTGGTGTTGGGTGTCCATCACCTTCAGGCTGCCCAGAAAGCCAACATGGCTCtccgtcttctcctcctctgccgtCTTTTCTCCTCGCTGCTCTCCTGACCCTGACCGGAACACGGACCTCTTGTTCCTCACCGGAGCTGCTACAGAGCTGGTGGTCTGGGGTGTGACGGGTCCGCTGGTTTTCGGTTCTCCGAGACTGCTGTGGACCAGTGATACGTTCTCTTGTGACAGCTGAGGATGCGATTTATTGTCATCATCGACCTGCTGATGAAGTGAAGCTTTGCTCGTTACAACAGGAGGAGACGTGACACCAGACTGGGAAACAAGAGATGTGTTGGTTTTAGTTCTTGCCGGCGATGTGGCCGGTCCAGCGCTACTCATGAGCAGGTTTCCACCCAGACTTTGGGTCGGACTCATTTCAGATATGTTGCAGGTGCcggtctgtgtgtgcacatctgcaGGCGGGATAATCAGCAGAAGCAGAGCGACTGCTGCCGAGCACACGAGAGAGCAGTTTACCACCACTCGCCTCTTGTTGTAGTGTTTGGAGAGCACGCTCGCCACGGGGCTCCAGACCAGCGCTATGAGGTGCTTAGTTCCCATGACGATGCCCGTCATGGCAGGAGTCAGACCCTGCTGTCTGAAGTACAGGGTGAGGAAGGGGAGCAGGCAGGCCCCCGCGCAGGAGCACAGGAAGTTGAAGGTGCCGGCCAGAGCCAGGGCTCGCATGACGTCGATCTGCTTGTTCCTCTTCATGATCGGCGGCTCACGGTGTCTCCCGATAGGCTTCACATGGAGCACCTGGTGGGccacggacagacagagagtaaaCAATacttgctttttgttttttgcagctgCAATAGTGTGACTCGCCGGATCTCGGCCGCTGGGATAAGTGACTGTTTCAGTCaccattctcctcctcctcctcctcctcctcctcctccgctatCTGtgcgttactgttttcaaagtccccaTTGCCACATGAAACTACATCAACAACctgaaaatggcaagttttacaacaaagaaacaaagcgTTTCAGAGTTTGTTTGGTACTTTTCCCGCTTGAATAGTGAAGCGATGATCAAAACAGCTACAGATTATTAACTCAGTCCATCGACTAATTGTCTCAGCTATTGTTCTTAAAGTCAGGAGAGCACCTGTTCTTTGTTGAGACAGAGAGTTTAGGCCATATGCTCGTGTATTTTCTTGTAGTCCTCGTACAGAAAGAAACAGTCTGGCAGCCTTTACATGAACTTATCTGCACATAGAAGACGAATATGGAGACTATTCAcatattttaactttaaaacgAGCGTCCTGATAAAACCAGCGTGTTATTCTTTGCGGATTAAAACAGCAACCAGGAACGTGACGACCAGTAACACCTGTCAGGCAGGACGCACCTGCCTCTGCGGGATACCAACACGCGGAACATACGTCCACGTCACGTCAAGTTTGTAAGCTAAAAACAGACAACGTTAAACATTTACCTGCTGACCTCTGCCCGCACAAACTTCTGAAACTTTTCTAGCGGCCACTTTCCACCTCGAACTCCTGCATTTCATCCGCGATGTGGTCTCTTCGGTGTTCGGGGGGCGGAGGACACCTGCTGCCGTCTGCCTGCCGTCAAACCGGCCACCAGCGTCACTTTCGAGTGCGCAACTGATCGAGCGTTTACGGTAATCGCAGTGAAGCAGCCGTTGGAGGTGACTTCCGCATGCAGTCGCACAAATGTGGGACAGATGTCGCAGAAGTACTTTCGCATTGATTATTCCCGGCGACGACCTGAATGAACATTGAATGAACAGAAAGTTTCGTGCATACAGTATTGTACAGTCGGCTGCCGCATAATCCCACCAGGGATTACTTCCGGATTTCAAAGTAAAGGCCGGCGTTCATTTCCACTATTTACGATTTAAGTAACAGAACAATGAAAAACCACCATATGTGACACCATCGCTTgctgtcagttgttttttttttcggctTTGTTTCTGTTAATATCAGAGGTGGCTTAAGTGTATCTCTTATTTGTGGTTGAGGGCTACACCCAGGAGCAGTACAGTCGTGGCCTCCTTTTTGTCCTCTGTCCTGTGGCTCCTCAGTCTCCATCcttcactgtttctgtctctcgctgtctctcccGTCGTATCTGTTGACCTCAGCCAGCCAACCAACCCTGTGACGTCACTCCAAGATGGCGGCGCCCTCGCCACGAAAGATATAACAGGACTTTGTTCTTCTCTCATATGTTTacgtttgtcatgttttgttatATAATTATATGGAAATCTATTTAATAAATCATCTTAACTTGCTTGACTGCTTTATATCCACTTTAACTTTACACCTGGAGAGCAGTTTCCACCACTACAGCGCCCCCTAACGGCAGATCATCGCAGGTGAAATTCCCGAAAATCTAAATATGGCTTCATCTGAAAAGTCAATAATAGAAAGATAAAGTGCTGTGAAAAGACAAGAGCATGTTCATGTGCAAATAAAAGACACCAGTTCTTCCCCACAGTTGAAGGTTAGTGTATTTACCACATTTCCAAATTCAACACACATCATGATTTCATGTCACATGGTTTTGATTTTTGATGCTTGTATTTGCTCCCTCATTGTAAACAGAGAGCTTGTAACAGTATATGTCATTATAATGAACTCAGAGCAACTCAGCAGATTAGTTTTCCCCTATGAGCTGCAACACCAGAATGAATACAGGCTGCGTGATAGAATATAAATAACGCTTTAGAATAAGGCTTCACAGCACAGGCTTAAGCAATGCAACAAATGCATGACTCACGATTATTTAATCGATGGCGGATGAAGCATTGAGTCctttttcttaagtaaaagtaaagaagtattagcagcaacatgtacttaaagtatcaaaagtatcaCTCATTGAGAGTGTTGTTAGAAActgtaaaatctgtaaaatcttcatctgaaaGGTAACTAGTAACAAtgataaatgtagaggagtaaaaagtacaatatttccctctgaattgtagtgagTAAGCAGTATTAAGCagcatacaatggaaatactcaagcaaagtGCCTCTAAACTGTACTTAAACAGTCCGGCTGGATTTGATGCATGATTCGTCATGAATTCCTGCTGTGATCAGTTAACACTTGATGGATCATCCGTTAATGGGTGTTAACTCACTTGTTAGCGCGTACGTTGATTTACATGCCACCAAATTAGGTGGAACATAGAAAAGGGGCATTTCAAACTGGCAGTTAGATGCAGACGTCCGCATTGCAAACTGCATCAAATCATCACGACTCGTGTTATATATAAATAGTCACCACAATATAAACTTAAGGGCTTAACATTACAATAACAAAAGCTTTTTGTTAAATGGTAATGCTTTATTTAACACCTCTTCTCTAGCATTTAAAGCAGCATATGAAAATGTCATAAATTGTACAGTAGTGTACAATTATAACTTATAACTCctattttatattgtgtttgaCCATATTTTACACAGGATATATTATAAACACGTATATCTGCTTACAAacacattatagtgtgtttagttatttaagtatttagttgtatttgtttatattacacctcatttctattttgtatgttttttgttgctGCCTTTGGATTTTATTGTATGGAAAGCACTTGTGCTATACAAatgaagttattattattatttgttgtttatatactgcttgaAAATACTTAATGAATACTATGGCACACAGTTTGGTACTGGTACTGGCTATGTACAGCAGTATGCGTTATCTGCAGGAAGTAGACAGCTCCCTCAGAGGGTCACACCAGTGAAGGTGTTGATCGGCAGCGACAGGACTCTGTCCAGATACTTGCTCAACGGCAGCGCTTGCTCTCTGCTGACACTGAACCTGGACCGGACGCTGCATCCCGGGTCCAAGCACGGAGAGATTTCTATCCTGTAAAGGAATGACAAGACATCGCATCACACTCTCAACTTGCTTAAGATGAAGTAGAACAAACGGGAAACGGAAAGGTTGTGTGTTGTCATGAACGACCTCTGGACGTCAGTGTATGTCCTGCGAGAGTCCTTGTCCAGGCACACAGAGAGTGTCCGCTGCTCGATCGTCCTGATGCTGATCTTTTTGGTTTGGATCTCCTACAATCAGAATAAATATTACTGAaaataatagtagtaataatgctaaaatataatcCGATTTGGCTTTATTCCCAAGTAGAAGTAAATAACTCGTAAATATCTTACTGTGTTGTATCCTGGGTTCACACTGTCAAACCTGACAGTAAGGTGATCCTCACCTGGATAAAGTGACAAGGATTACTCATCCTTTGTGTTCCTTTGATAAATCTGTCaactaaatataaatacaaatcaaaaaGGTTAACCTGATGTTACAGCTGCCGGCTGGGATGTAATCACCACGCCGCACGTCATGGGCGCCTCTCCCTTTACAACTTCTCGTTTGCTTAAAGAGATCTGTTGAGGATATAACTGTTATCCCCAATCCTGCTGTTGATGCTAACGCTAAATAGAAAGTATTGCTATATTAAAAATAAGGACTTTACCTTTGTATAACTGACTGACATGACTGCCCCGAGGACCTCCACTGTTGACTTTTTTCGGCGTACATACGGCTCCTCTGTCAAAGACAACACCTTACTTTACGTAACTAAGATGTTAGTACAGTCATGGcagtatccacacacacacacacacacacacacagaaaaagagagaaacatacTTGAGAACTTTTCTTTAAGGTGTCTGAACTCTGGGATGTCTGCCTCCAGATGGGACACAaacacctcctccaccacagagCTCACGTCACAGCTGGAGCGGGTcatctaaacacaaacactgtatttaGTCAACAAGGACGTACGTGCGCAGCATCAGATAATCACTTCCACATTTGTCTTTACACAATTGGCAGCATCTACCAGACTCTACAAAGTGCTGCACGTTGTCTTTCAACCAGTAATGGAAAAGAAAATTCcttacttaaagctgcatcagtttgttttgtttgcccaCTGGGGGGCAGCGCAACTTGcttaaaaagacatttacatgtgtgtttatccCCATGTAAAGTTGTTGTaaagttacagagcaacattaggATTCagttggagtcatgtttctgttcacCTGGAGACTGTATGTCCAATattcgctctccttttagctctgtttttggtctccaccaaagaaaaatatatagatGCAGCTAATAATAATGTCGCTAATTTTGCCTGTCTGCCATCGGGTGCTGGCATGGTGGTGAAAAGTGATCTTTTTTTTACACTACACATGTTCATTTCATCATATCATTTCAAATGTTAATATAAAGAATAATTGATTTGTAcagctttaagtaaaagtagcaaaatGTACTCCTAGTCCTGTGATAGCGTGGcgtttctgctgcttctgttgaTATGTGAAAACCCAACCTTCCTCTTTATCTTCCcacatttgcatgcatgttAATCTTGATATCTATGCACACGACAGCTGCACCTGTACCTTAACCGAATACAGCGGCAGGTTAACTGGCTGCGAACCACAGCGGAGGTAGTAACACAGGGTGTCCAGTAGGAAGCGGTTTTGCTCCGATGGCTGGCTGTGATACAAGTGCTGCGGTAGAAAGAcatcagagagggaggaaggtaTCAGCACACATTAAGCTAAGCTAGTAGCGCTATGGATGATGTCGGTCGCTCGGTCGGCCTCAGCtggtttgtgtttagtgctaattagcaaatgttagcaacGAAGATGTTGAACATTATTCCTGCTAAACACCgtcatcatgttagcattgtcgttGTGAGAAAAGGTTTGAGGAACACAGCACTGTGCTATTTAGCGTTTAGCCCAAAGCCCTGCTGCATCTAAATGCATCCTCACATTGCCcatagtgtggctgtagactcttagtctggTTTAAATCAATGGTTACCATTCGAGCCAGTTTGGAGATCGCAGCTCCCAGActgttgatgttgctgttgtacCACGGATCCACTCTCCCCAATAAGGAGGCGAGAGACAATCTGCCTTCATCCTGACGTGGGCTATCCTATGAGGAGTAACAGGTGTTGCAGGGTCATATGGAGTCTTCTACATTTATAGcagtcagtgagtgagtgactcgGTGTAACTCACAGGTGAACTGAGCGAAGGCTCCACATCCGTGACTGGGATGTAGTATAACTGTAGGTTCAGTTTCTTGGTCAAAATAAGACGCTttgactctctttctctgttgggAAATACGAGGAAAACATGAATGGAAAGCGGAATATACACAATTACAAGCGCACACAGGCACAAAGCGGGAATGCAGAAAAGGTTTGAGGAACATAGCACTATTAGAGGGTACTCATAAAACTGCTCACCGAATAGACTGATAGGCCCTGGTAAGTCTTCCCAGCACACGATCGTCCCCCATTACTACCACCCGCGCTGTGAGGCGCCTCCTGTCTTCTTTAAGGACAGGGGAGCTTCCAGGAAATGCTTCTATCTTCTCCCTCACTAGGCTCAGTCTGTCTAGTGACTGTGTCTTCTTATAGGCATTTCTCCGCTTGAATGATGGCGCAGGTTTTCTGACCggatgctgctctgtgtcaTCAAAGTCACTCTCCTTCAGATCTCTCTCTATCCCGCTGTCCTCGGACCGAAAGGAATCTCTTTTGTCCTTCACTTCTTCATCGACGCTTGAGTTAGCGCAGGAATGCAGGGCGAAGTTTGCCAGCAGATTCCCTTTCGGAAAGACACATCTAGTGTACATTTTTACTGCAGCAACAGGATCTCTTATGAACAGAAAGGAGTGGTGGTTTTTGTATGTCTGACTGACTCACATAGATCCTCTTCGTCTCTCCACACGAGGAAGTTGATCTCTGGAAAGGGCATTGCAGTGCTGCACACAGAGCCACGATTTACCTTGGTTGTTTCTGAGAAAAACGGTAAAGATAACACAGCAATCCCGTCAGAATGCTCTCGTCTCTGCTCATACTAATCTGTGCTGCCAGAGCAGAGTGCAGAACACACACCTTCCTTAGAGGCAGTCAAGATGTCTCTGTATATGTGTTGTAGTTTGTTCAGATAGGTTGCACAACCACCTGGACCATGCTGTATACTCTGCTCCACGGCTAGAACCACTTCCTGGAAATATCTCTCGACCATATGGTCCCCTATagcctgaaaaacacaaaagatacAAGGTCTGGTTTAATAAAAAACTACGGGAATACTGAATATAGCTAAATATGTTATTATAGGCATTTCACactgcaagttttttttttcacaatttaacTGATGATGAGGAAGGGTTGATGGATCGCCAAAGTTACTACAATTCATTCTAAGGGTGAGAtgaatggcaatccatccaataacagttgttgagactcgtcacaaaaccaaaaatgacaACCTTACGGTGGCACCAGGGGCAAAGTCAGTTGATCATTAAAGCCAATAGGATCCATCCTCTGGGAACAATGAATACCTGTACAAAGTTTTGTGTAAATCCATCGGGTAGATGTGGAGATATTTCTCAGGATAAGTGAAAGCTTGCTGGTGgcgtcaggggatcaccaaagttactaagattcatcctctggtgaccaTGAATGTATATACCAAATCTTAATGCCAATTTGTCTcccagtctggaccaaagtggtggactgaccgtcCGACCAACTGACAGATATTGCCACCCCTAGACCCACACCTCTATGGCTAAAAATGTCCTCAATTTGTCCAAAGCATCTTCATAAACGTGCTTACCTCCAGAGCCTGAGCCAGTCTGGAGCTTCGGCAGGTCGTCCCCAGCCCCGTCTGCAGCACACGCAGCACCACGTTTTTCTCCACGCTCGGTGTGTTCCTGAGCAAGCTGGACTCCAAGTGTGCTCTTATTATTGCTTCCAGTGGAGTAGAAAACACTGCCGGGTCAGCAAGCACAAACACCCTGGGACATCAGCAAACAGGGAAGGAGGGAACAATGGTTGTAATAGCATGCATCATTTTGACACAAAGTTGGTTAGATAATCATTCAAAGGATATACTCACTTTTCCTGCAAGGTGAAGTGCTCGTTCTTGACGTTTTGCTCTGCGATGACTCTCCTCTGATATAAGGAGCCTGTTGAGGGAAGGATTAGTCTGTTACGAgtgtttattttgcagcatCGCACTCTGCTGTATTGTGTGCAGCTGATTTTAGCTTTCTGAATATGTATGCACTGATGCGTAACACCTGGTGTGGTCATTTCCATCTTGATGCTCCGCAGAGTGTTCAGGGCCACAGCACAGTAAGGTGACGGTAATATCAGCAGTTTCATCAAACACTCATACACTGTCTGGTAAAGACTGGTAGGATTCATGGCGCCTGACtggaaatataaatacagaaatagcaatgacagaaaatactactaataatCTATCCACAACTGTAAAAAACTCTCCACTCCGACAGACTTCCAATAAACAATCTATTGTCAGCTGGAGTCACACAGGTGTGTCTTACCTGAATGACCACATAATAGAGAGTGTGCAGCATTGGGATGACATGCATGTAGGATCGTGTTTTATGAATCTGGATCAGTTGTCAAACAAAAAGTCACTTCAAAATGCGCAAATATTCcttttcaacaaacaaagcagGCTGGCAGAATTTAACAGAACTCTTTGAAGCTTCCAAGCTTTTTGGAAATCTCCATGAATTTTTAAACACGACTTTGGAATCTGAAAGCAGAGTTGAAAGAGCAAACCTTGCCGACCATCTTTAACTTCTTCTCCAGCTCTTTGACCAGCAGTCGGATCAATGAAACGCTGCAGGATGGATCGGCCTCCAACTTCTTCTGAAGACTCCATCGAAGCATTCCTGCAGAGCAGACGGACAGCAGTTTGCTTTATATTCCACTGTGCAGATTCACTAAGTTAGCTATTAATCTTGGGGCATGTAGTACACTGTTGATAATGTAACttttaataaatcaaatgaaatcatCTTGATAATATAGAGAGATTCCCCTTATTGGAAGACCTCAAAAAAGGTCATGAAGCCACAAAACATAATTACTTTTACAAGGTGCTAAACTAAATTatccttattttctgttttattctgtagAATCTTAAAGGAACAGGGAATAAGCTTTGTTGCTTTCTTGAGGAGCGTTTGATACCAAAGATTGATAGgactcttgtgtctgtctgtttaatatAAGGCCACAGCCagtagccggttagcttagcttagcataaacactggaaacaactagcctggctctgtccgaaggttACAAAATccagagattaaaaaaaaaaaaaagaaaaaaaaagagatataaCGTGTATATTAATATGCTTTACAGGAGCTGGTAGGCGCCTTTTGCTACCTTCAGACTTCCCcttgtttcaagtctttatgctaagctaagctaactggcttaGGACTGGAGTTgtatcaatctttttttttctaaataatgATGACTTTTGATAATCAACTATATTATTAGTTGCATTGAATCTTATTTGCCTTTTTCGTGTGCTTGTACCTtgtatgattgcatgtgacaaataaaatagCTTAGTGCCTTATATTCCTTCAGTTGTAGCTACCTTTCTGTGAGACGCTTCGGCTGTCCATCTCTTTGAGAAGATCCTGGACGTTGTTGTACAGGCTGGACTCCACAGCCGAGAGAGCCACATCAGCTGAACATGAGGATCACACGTTATTGTTGTGATAACCACAGTCAGGTTTACGTTGTACTACTCCAAGCTTCAACCAGCAAAACAAGTTTGTGTATTACCGTAATTCGCACCGTCtaagaggaaatgaaaacacttaCCTGTTGGATCAACCATCTTTTCTGCCCTTCAGagtcaaacaaatgaaactctTCGTGCCAATGAAGCCAAGTCACACAGCCGGCTGTAATCCAGAGTTCGCCATTGTGGCTTTTATCCTTAAAAATGAGTTCCCCCTCTTGAGGAGTCTCCGCTGCTGCCACCTTTGAGTGATATAATTTGATAATGGCAGGTTGTGTTTACTGTGGGAGTGAAACAGGGTGTGAGTGACTCATAGGAGGAAGTTCAGGAGAGGCGGCCACTGTCTTGACACTGACAACAAAGAGCTGACTGAAGTGCGATTTTATTGCAATTGTgaaaaaacagaattaaatgcatttcctgaaaaatatatgtacaaaaacatgtttccagcACTATCGCTTCGAAATAAATAGCTTATTTTATtacacatttctaaaaaaagaGTTCAATTCAACAAACAGAACGTACACAATAGTAATCAAGTAATCAAGTTTTATGCTACTGACGGCAGATAATTGACATAACTGACAAGTAACATCCCTTAAAGCCCTGCAGAGACCTGTGAAATCCTCCAACATCAATTTAATGCACATTCTTACGGATATTTCAGCTGAAATTCACTGGTAAATCTCTGTTtctccaaaatgtattcaagtGCTCACagatatctttttcttttttttgtgtgtgtcaaggcCCTGAAACTGTCTCATCCGGCGACATCAAAGATGTGataaggagaaaaaagaaaagctgtagAAAGCTGGAAAACAGTCCTCTAAACAACAATGTGACACACCTTGACACCAGCCACAGGACAAACCTGAAAGATATGCGGGTCAATAAATGCCACCCTTATTTAATTAGCACTGTGCAACTTTGGTTTAAACGTCCCAGTGTGCATTATGTGTCGCCTCCGGGGACTCGCTCCGTGGAGTAAAGAGTGTGTCAGTGATatgaggcagagaaggaggtgaTGGgaaggcagagcagagagcagtaGGACGGGTGCAGGGGCTGGACTTGGCCGGGTAAGGGCTTGTAGGACCTCCAGTCTGAACTGCTTCCTGGCTTACTGCACAGAGACACCTCACACCTGCAGAAGATACAGCATCACTGCATGTGGATCTGACGAATGCATGCAAAGGTTATGACTCTAACATTAGGAGAAATGCAGCGGTGGAAAGtgaccaagtacatttactccagtactgtacttaagtacagttttgaggtactgtgtttgacttttgaggtacttgcactttatttgcattttatgttactttatacttctattccactacatttcagagggaaatgttgtacttttcactccctttctacatttatttaacagctgttgTTACTAGCTACTGTCTTTCAGATTCAGGagtttacataaataaatgtatgaaaagcTTATGAAATACACTACACCGGCTTGTGACCTCAGTGTCTCCGTGGGTTGTCTATGAGTTGTAAGCAGATCCAAAGAGATGTTTCCCCTCTAAACCTCTCACgtagtttcatttaaacaaatgtcTGAGGCATAAACAAGTCAAGTGATGCACTATTTCACCAGAAAATGATACTGAATGAATGatactttaagcacattttgcCAGTACTTCTGTGGGTGTAATGGCGTGATAGTCAGTGACGATGCTCTGATGTACCTGGTGACACTTTGGATGAACTTCTTCTCATCCTGATCCAGACACACGGCGAAAGTTGTCCCATCTTCTCCACCGTACACCTGCACCTTGTCCACCTTCACCTCTGATACGGAGATGTGCT
The sequence above is a segment of the Enoplosus armatus isolate fEnoArm2 chromosome 17, fEnoArm2.hap1, whole genome shotgun sequence genome. Coding sequences within it:
- the mfsd6l gene encoding major facilitator superfamily domain-containing protein 6-like; the encoded protein is MKRNKQIDVMRALALAGTFNFLCSCAGACLLPFLTLYFRQQGLTPAMTGIVMGTKHLIALVWSPVASVLSKHYNKRRVVVNCSLVCSAAVALLLLIIPPADVHTQTGTCNISEMSPTQSLGGNLLMSSAGPATSPARTKTNTSLVSQSGVTSPPVVTSKASLHQQVDDDNKSHPQLSQENVSLVHSSLGEPKTSGPVTPQTTSSVAAPVRNKRSVFRSGSGEQRGEKTAEEEKTESHVGFLGSLKVMDTQHQLFFLILIIVSVWECVSAPLEWTADDGLYEYLDFADASDRYSTTGVWRVLGAACGVGGAGLLVGQLRCLIADQTARSAVHFYCYAGVAALALPAAACLPLYLNKKRDRANGLLKAMQLVRGSPRALLCAATTLLVGVAGSAVDNFLLWQMQDHGSSELHMGLSLALALLSQAAFPLLAGRVSKLLSPGRLLAAGAAILGVQCFYYSFLWGPWAALPAQVLSCFSSGALWWAVKVQCEDIATPGAERSVSRIYSALSLHLGRGLGSFAGGFVVQGFGLTWLFRGAAVAVMVWCVCLPLLQWKAPRQRRINYSRLLAADASEASDSESEQERDWLDKALEHDRSNNNNNNYGRRINH